The DNA region GGGACAAATTACACAAACGAATAAAACTTATATTTCTTAGAATAAAATAAGTTCCCATAAAATAAAGTATACAAATTATACAAACGAAtaaaacttatatttctaaGTATAAAATAAGGTCCCattaaataaacttttttttggtacacgataaaataaattatgtttaagttaaatgattttttttctttttattagaaCAATCATCTTAATTCCTATGGACTGTGGTCATGCAATTGGTGCTTGTAATTTTCCAATATATTTTTGCATTGGAAATATATATCTTTGCATTAGAGATttttatttgacttaattttaaaattttgtttctttcttaaaaaaatgaCCAAGAAAAATTGATAAATGGTTTCTAAAAAAACAACAGGGGAGTATAGATTGTCGATTAGAAGTCATTTTTTATAAGAAcgttacaaaaaataaaaactaataatcACACTTGCAGTGCCCATTATAACCCACACCCCGTTCCTTGATCACGCACGGGGCCCGATGTGTCCTTATCTATTTGCCCATTACCTTTCTTTTCTGATCACATTTTGAGTTTCTAGAATGAGATGTGACAATAGGTAAGTAATGTGTtgtcacatcaactctatcacACCTACTTTATTTCTTTCAAACGTCGAGATCTTCAATATCTAATAAGATTATGCGGATATTGTATGTACATATTGCTTATCTAAAGCCTTTACGCACTTCGGAAAACGGTGTTGCACATGGGTCAACAAGACCTTTACGGCACCCATCACACTTATGGATCACGTCCTTATTCACCTTTATGTCACCTTGAAAAGGaaattttgtatatttttaaaatagggTACGTATGTTGCATATGATATTTTTGTATGGTTTTGTCTAAACCACTCTAGGTAAATATTGGATAAAATTACAATAGTTTAAGTCattgaaaataaaaaggaaatttaGGTTTATGACATGTGTGTAAATATTATTGGATCACCTAAAACTAGAATACCCTATATTTATCTTGATTGAATTACATACCTATATTCCTATGCCTAAGACAACAtatcttttttttggtaaatcagaaagataaattcaCTTGTCAAGAATCGATTCATGGACCTCTCCGTTCACAGTCATTATGTCCCCAGCTCCTCCATTGGCTGAATTCCCGCTGGAGGGGCGCTCGAGAGGACCTCCGCAGGATCCGAATccctattttattttctttttcttgttcttgCTCCCTGTAATTACCGTGGTTTGAGATACTCGTAATACATCTATAGTACAATTTtgctaataaaaaaaacatatttaacctttcattttttatatattattttactttcaaaaagATTTAAAAAATCCCAATGGAAATCACATTTAGGTTCAATGACCAAAAGCTAAAATAAAAGTGATGGTTTTGTTAGGTTTAGTGATAGTCATATTTGTACTCATGAATCGTATTTGTCGTTGTATCTTGGCATCAAATGGTACCATAATTCTCTTCGGCAATACTAACAAGAAGATAAACATGAGTTCAAAATTGAAGCCAACATTTGGTACATCAATCCTCTTCCTCAAACAAACGTAAAAGATAAACAAGGGCTGAGATGTTTTCATGGATAGGATTTAACGCATTAAAGAGaggaataaaaacaaaaacaagaaataaTAATGCAACAATGTCAAAATATATTCATATGTTATAAGGTTATCTTCTAATCAAGTTGTTTGCAAGAAACTCTTTAAAGGAAGACGAATGACCACGATGGACAATCCGAAATGTATTGGAGTACGGAACCAAGATCACATTTGTCCTGGTTTCATTTATCCCAACTTGACAAAATTTCCACGGATAAGGGCTGTTTATGTTGTAAGCATAAATTTTATCTTTGGTGGCAAAGATTAAGCAGTCTCCATTGACAACAGTGTAGTGATTTCTTATGGGTTCCATGTacatagagaagagagaaaaacttTCACCAGACAGTCCTAGTTCATCCTTGGTAATATGAAGAATTTGAACCCAAGTAGCAATTACAGAAGTCGAGTCTACACAAGTCCACACAGAGAACGAAGAGTTGATAAACCTTACGAGACATAGACACTCTCTCGAAGTCCATCTAGATCCCCATGTGTAAACCCCAAACTTCCCGTCGAAGGGTTCCTGGAGAACATCAATTGGAAGGTCCAACAGGACAGATGTATGATCATGGAGTGAGTAGGCCACTACGTATGGCAAATAGAAGCGATCAGATCCGAAGTAGCTGTATTCATAATTATCAGACATAAAATATAGCCAATTATTAACAATTGCTGGTTGACCAAGATTGACATTACGGTCGCCCAAACCCATGTTAGGGTTAATTACTTGCCAGTAGTCCCCTACAGGGTTGTACACCTTTAAGACATAATAGTGTTTGAAAATCGAAGGGCCTCGGATCATTGAAAGCAAGCGGTAGTCATTGGCAGTCGGAGTCGAAGATGGGACGATAATTATATTGAGAGTAACTTCAACATAGTAATTAGGGCACGGTGAGGTGAGGGGAGTCCATGAACTGGTTACAGGATTACAAATGAAATAACTGAATGGTTTTTTCCGCCTACAACGAACCACAACTAATCCATTCCACGATGAAATGATCTGGCCAGACTCTTCAATGAAATCCAAAAGTCCTTTGGAACGCCATCAGAAGGCCCGTTCTGTAATAAATGAAGTAGGTGGATCCCTGAATCAGATATTATGTGAGAGACCGGAGACGTGAAGATATGCTGATCCCCAAGTGACAGCATATGACTTGCTTGTTCTGCACAAAATTTGGGGTTCGTGGTGTAGTAAAATAGTTTCCCTACACACTTAAACCTACATACAATGAAGGCCGGTAAAAGCTTGAACACGTTGGCCAGTTCATCAACCTAGGAGGTCATGCCTGGAATGAGCGGAACACAAAAGGAAGATGATTTCAACAGGAGAGGAAAATAAGAGGGATGAAGAACTATAGAAACGAGAGCAGAGTAGCAAAATGTTGATTGTCACAAGAATGTTTAAATAGGTGGTATGAACCAGAAACGAATAGCAAACGAACTAGGTATAAACGCATGGGGTAGATGTTCTAGTGTGATATGATCCGCAAGATGCAACATTTATCATATGGAAATATTACTATTACTATATAAGgaaatataacttttttttgttaaaatactttgtacttttttttattacaagaaTAACGTTTGGCCGACACCACATAGTAGTGGTGGAAAGGggtggaagaaaagaaagataggaagaaaatagagaaaaaactaaaatttgataaatgattttattattaaagaagagataaataaatagaaaataatgaTGAAAAATAGGTGTGAGGTGTTGGTGTATCATAAATCTTAATACAAGAAAGTCTTGTTTTGACTCGTGCCTTGTTTGCTTCGTAGCTTCTTGTTTTCCCTGTGTGTCTCTTGTCACCTTGTAATTCTAATCTTGTTATTCTCTTTGTATTATGGTGGCACCCCTTGTGGCTTTCAATAATATCAttgcttaaaaaaaaatacaagtatTGGCTTACAAAAAATGCCAGAACTGTTTAGTTGGACGTGAACGACCATTTTCACCAAACGCATGTGTTTAGGCACTATATATCATTTACATTTATCTTTAATTCAACTAAGGTTACTTGGGCAGGAATGCACGCATGTTGTTGTTCACACATACTAGTGTTATGGACTATCATATTAAATTCAATTATGGTTACTTGAGCAGGATTGCATGAGAGTGTTATAATGCATGTTGTTGTTCACTCATACTAGTGTTATTTTCTCTCATATTAAATTCAATTAAGGTTACTTGAGCATGAATTTACGATAGTGTGATCACGCATTATGTTGTTCACCCATGCAGTATACTCGAGTCTACGTTGAAGAGTCAATGTGACCAAACGTATGCTCAATGGACTATTGTAGTTCATGGGGGTTAATGTAATCTAATGGTGACTGGAGCTAGTTCAGTTAACTAAAGCGTTATTGATCGTGAACAACCATTCTATATTATTTAGTTTCAAAGAAAATGATAATTCGTTTATACTTGTTTATGATTGCACGGGTGTGTCATAAGGTATAGAAttagtaattttaatattttttagtcCAACTGTAATGCATAGTAATAAGCATTTATGAAACCCTGGTTTGTGTGTTGTTGTCAAACCATCCAGGTTACTAGAGTCTACGCTTATAGTGAACATTTACGGTGACCTGACCTATGCTTTAGGGACTATATTAGTGCATAGTGGTAAACTGTAATCGTGATTATGGGTGAGTTATACACCTCAACAAAGCTAACTCTTTGGTCATGAAAGCAATAAACCATCGGATGCTGGTTCACTAAAGACCTTGATTAGGGTTTGGTTGGTCATGACCGATAGGAGAGACATAACTTATTAAATTGATTTAGGGTTCATCACTAAACTGCTTAACTAAATCGTAATTATCTCCGATGTTATTTGTCTATATCAATATCATGATCATATGTGAAGACTTTGAACATTACTATGAGCTTAGGAAAACGTGTATTTCTAATAGATTTCAGTAGCCACAATTACCTTTATCAAATTGGATTAAATATCACATCTTTGTTGAAATGTTGACTATTCATGATACTAATGGTAATTATTACTCATAGGACACATCTCATGTTGTTGAATTATTAGTTTTTATGTCATGCAAATACAAACATTTTTCATTCCCCAAACCGGATACCAATACATTCGATAGTTTAGTGTGGTATATTAAAGAATAACTAGGTTATGAGATTTTTCACTTACAATAATAGGCTAACTTTACAGTGATTTGTTTTCAAACTTAGCCAAAGGGGTTAAGATTAATTATGCATGTGATTAGACAAAAAATAACCTTGACCCTAAAATTTATTACCCATTAATTTATCCTTCCTGTGATTTTATCCCAAGTCGTAAACTCAACCAAGTTATTTTATCTTTTCATCCATTTATTATTACCGGAACACTGTAGCCTTGCCGCTAAGGAATCGTAGCCGTGTCGTTGCAATACCGTGGCTACGATCTCAAgcgttaaattttaaattattatatgtaATGATATACTATAACTGCACCACCAAAAAAGTCAGTTCAAAAGTGAAACACTGCAGATGAAAAACTACAATAATGAAAACGTGCGTCATGAAAACACGTGCCGCTTGCTGTTGTGTATGTCGAAGGGTGCCGGGAAAGGTTATGTATGTCGTAGTAAGCGCGATGAAGGAGATGggtgtgaaggtatgaaaaacggtagaaaagggggggggggtttgaataacgttttcagaataaaacttccaccttaaagattttagcaaaactttcgagaacaaataaagtgcttaagataagagatagaaaagcacacaaggattttatcctggttcacttgatgaatcactcaagctagtccagtccacccgttaaggtgatttcttccttattagaatgaaggcaacccactaatcaggtaattgttacaactgcacttgaaacctacaagtgactaacaataaactGACTTAGCtgacactaagattcactctcttagccttctctaggatccgatcaaccttgttctcttaaaggtaaactaaacaactgtttaagaaagattgtttacaaagagattgcttctaaaatgcttatatagtaaacacaatgaattcaagatgaaagaatgcttagaaagtttgaatatagcttgcgcgtgtgagattctgctgtggctgagaatgttaggttaggtcgtcaggatagtacatctgcttttgtactttggatagtgacttgacctttaaccttgtagacttctgatcagaggaatgcttcgtgttggaacttgtgaagctcgttgatcagagtcagagggaagcatggatcctctgaccgatgtaccttctgattctgaactatGAGGGAAGTGCTTGGTCTTTAGAGCCATTTTaattctggacttcagagtctccaaaattttcagcttctggatcttcagagtcttctacaccatcagaacatctgaaccttcagagtgtctgggttgtcagaacgtctggatcttcagaacttcaagggAGGTGAGTCCGCATCAGAGCTtgtttgacttcagatcttctgaagcttttctactgttcagattgaatatagagattgcgaaagtgttgcttgggacactctttaagcacagttcttctgatttgtgtgagataatattaaggtcagagcctgtaaatagcacactcagaaaaaacacgttagagtaccacaattgttcatactaaaatgttaacttgtaatcatcaaaacatagagttgtactactcgatcaaaacttgatcgtacaatctccccctttttgatgatgacaaaaccaagtattttgatgaacaattcttaaacaataaactgaattcactcagagtttagagaaatagaattagacttatcctgatgtgaatggtttattctgCTCATTCAGAATTCAAGAcacaacttgattctgagcttagctccccctgaatctaagacttaatgaaaacgttagtaaaatctagattctgagctaaataatataagagttcagagtgaaagcgCATTACATAgatgaattaaaataattagagagcataagtattcagagtcaacagtagggtatcagagtcaactagaatcacttcagaagaagtgaaatgtattccttgtatttgcccagtgacacatctatggtcataaaggtggaactcttgaattctccaaaagaaaaaataaatcacactaacacagcttacacatcaaaaactgggtgtactccccctttttgtcataagcaaaaagcatggggtgtgaaaaacttagtttgaagtacaaggtactcccccttagagaaggtctaagtttcaaaaagatggagaaataaaagATGCATGAAAGAGAGataagcgaattaaagaaggaATTAATGTGAATGTAGAatgtttaccaccggccacgggagtaaagagaagtttcagttaccaaggacttatcctcgagaaactgtaggagcaataacttccggagagaagatgaagcttatataaagcgatttggAACaaagtaagcttcacaactcgatcaattccaagtataagaaaatggcatcatacaagattgcattagaagagctcagaaggaaggccttcgaggaagatatgttcctcaatattaggcacccTGATGGTTCAAAAACCATATATGAGCTGACAAAGACACTGCTAGAAgaggatcttggtccagagttggagaaagatctgaaagaattcctctacttcgtggaagagattcaggagctgtgcTATCTTGAGTTGAATCTGCTGGAGGAGAAAGAGACAGTGGAAAAGAATCTCAAGACGATAGAGGATAGTCTGGAGAAgaatgagctgagcatcaagctCAGCAACATAGaatatacactggatcgtctggagagggaaagagtggagcagcgccaagaatgcaaaagaatgaggaaggatcctccattctagatagggaaatgtatgatgtaatgattatgatttatatatgaataaagaaaagttttgcaaacatatgttatGATTAACGCAGAAAAGAATTAAACACGTAAGAAAAGGAGTAAATATAACACATAGAAGCAAATATCATGAAGTTaggaaaataataaattaaaagtaaaataaattaaggaagaaaaacgaaagaaatcctaagaaCTAGGGCTTGGTAGTGCGACGAAGAAGTTCTTGAAGAGCTCGATTCATGTCGAtcaggagagtctcatgagagttgagacgttgttccaaaatgtcaagtatggaagaacttggctgagttgaagtagagggaacatcctgagcagagtgaggagcttgagtggattgagaatcagcatgtgtgaaaggcactggtgcaagggcttgacatctgagagcttcagcttcagcttgtaacttttcagcttctaaccttgcattTGCAACTTTGGCAGCCTCTTGTCGTGCAatttcttctgcttgttctttctttcttcttgcttcctcaacagcttcaagtaactcaactcttagctgttgttcatgcagagccactcttctgttgaaacgctgcctagcagcctcaatcctctgatccctttccgcGGTGAGATGACTTATCAAAAaaggaacttgagcaattatccaatcactcagacgattccattcttcagcaacaaaGTCAGAATTCTCactaaggtcagtgtgaccttgcacattgcgaatcatcagtgacgcttcatgattaaatacaCTGATGCTCTCGAGAAGGgagtttggcttgaggtaggtatagggaacgatggagagattggtttcaggagaagtgg from Lotus japonicus ecotype B-129 chromosome 2, LjGifu_v1.2 includes:
- the LOC130736406 gene encoding uncharacterized protein LOC130736406; translated protein: MGLGDRNVNLGQPAIVNNWLYFMSDNYEYSYFGSDRFYLPYVVAYSLHDHTSVLLDLPIDVLQEPFDGKFGVYTWGSRWTSRECLCLVRFINSSFSVWTCVDSTSVIATWVQILHITKDELGLSGESFSLFSMYMEPIRNHYTVVNGDCLIFATKDKIYAYNINSPYPWKFCQVGINETRTNVILVPYSNTFRIVHRGHSSSFKEFLANNLIRR